One Edaphobacter bradus DNA window includes the following coding sequences:
- the mqnC gene encoding cyclic dehypoxanthinyl futalosine synthase codes for MGISRQQALDCFNSDDLIGIGMEADAIRRRLHPEGVVTYIIDRNINYTNFCTEYCTFCAFYRPLKGKLASEGYILDFETIYQKIAETLEMGGTGVLMQGGLHPDLKIDWFERLFRGIRERFPSIWLHCLSASEILAIAGYSELSLRDTIMRLRDAGLQSIPGGGAEILDDEVRHRIARLKCKTEDWVSVHRTAHELGMRTTATMMFGVGETLEQRVNHFDVVRRLQEETGGFTAFIPWTFQPHNTALGGRGWDEATSVEYLKTLAISRMYLDNIENVQSSWVTQGLKVLQMGLRFGGNDVGSVMLEENVVKAAGTSNCTTEEELRRIIRDAGFKPVQRDTLYRTMFLN; via the coding sequence ATGGGTATTAGCCGCCAGCAAGCGCTCGACTGCTTCAACAGTGACGACCTGATCGGAATCGGCATGGAGGCCGATGCGATCCGCCGCCGTCTGCACCCCGAAGGCGTAGTCACTTACATCATCGATCGCAATATCAATTACACGAACTTCTGCACCGAGTACTGCACCTTCTGCGCCTTCTACCGGCCGCTTAAGGGGAAGCTGGCCTCCGAGGGCTACATCCTCGACTTCGAAACCATCTACCAGAAGATCGCCGAGACGCTGGAGATGGGCGGCACCGGCGTGCTGATGCAGGGCGGCCTCCATCCCGACCTCAAGATCGACTGGTTCGAGCGGCTCTTCCGCGGAATCAGGGAGCGCTTCCCCTCCATCTGGCTGCACTGCCTCAGCGCGAGCGAGATCCTCGCCATCGCCGGGTACTCTGAGTTGTCCCTGCGTGACACAATCATGCGTCTGCGCGACGCAGGACTGCAGTCCATCCCCGGCGGCGGCGCCGAGATTCTCGACGACGAGGTTCGTCACCGCATCGCACGGCTCAAATGCAAGACCGAGGACTGGGTCTCCGTCCATCGCACCGCCCACGAGTTGGGCATGCGCACCACCGCCACGATGATGTTCGGCGTCGGCGAGACCCTCGAGCAGCGCGTCAACCACTTCGACGTCGTCCGCCGCCTGCAGGAAGAGACTGGCGGCTTCACCGCCTTCATCCCCTGGACCTTTCAGCCGCACAATACGGCCCTTGGTGGTCGCGGGTGGGACGAGGCAACCTCGGTCGAGTACCTCAAGACGCTGGCCATCTCGCGCATGTACCTCGACAACATCGAGAACGTGCAGTCAAGCTGGGTCACCCAGGGCCTCAAGGTGCTGCAGATGGGTCTGCGCTTCGGCGGCAACGACGTCGGCTCAGTCATGCTCGAGGAAAACGTCGTCAAGGCAGCCGGAACGTCGAACTGCACCACGGAAGAAGAACTGCGGCGCATCATCCGCGACGCAGGCTTCAAGCCGGTGCAGCGAGATACGCTCTATAGGACGATGTTCCTGAACTAG
- a CDS encoding DNA-methyltransferase produces MNHSSNRIIRGDNLEVLSNLETDSIALIYVDPPFNTGKRQTRKQMKTIRDASGDRVGFGGHRYRTELVEDGRRGYGDSFEDFLGFLRPRMEQAHRILTSTGSLFFHIDYREVHYCKVMLDQIFGRESFQNEIIWAYDYGARAKKRWPAKHDNILWYTKDPKRYTFNLSECDRIPYMAPGLVGEEKAARGKTPTDVWWHTIVSPTGKEKTGYATQKPLGILERIVKVHSNPGDTVLDFFAGSGTTGEAAAKNGRKFLLVDESPEAVTVMKQRLGRYTSSREGK; encoded by the coding sequence ATGAACCATAGTAGCAACCGAATCATCCGGGGCGACAATCTCGAAGTCCTGAGCAATCTGGAGACGGATTCCATCGCTTTGATCTACGTCGATCCGCCGTTTAACACCGGCAAACGCCAGACGCGCAAACAAATGAAGACCATACGGGACGCATCCGGCGACCGGGTCGGCTTTGGCGGACACCGCTATCGAACGGAGCTGGTCGAAGACGGCCGCAGGGGTTACGGCGACAGCTTCGAAGACTTCCTCGGCTTCCTGCGTCCGCGCATGGAGCAGGCTCATCGCATACTCACCTCTACTGGCAGCCTCTTCTTCCACATCGACTACCGCGAGGTTCACTACTGCAAAGTGATGCTCGACCAGATCTTCGGGCGCGAGTCTTTTCAGAACGAGATCATCTGGGCCTATGACTACGGCGCTCGCGCCAAGAAGCGCTGGCCAGCCAAGCACGACAACATTCTCTGGTACACAAAAGACCCCAAGCGCTACACCTTCAACCTGAGCGAGTGCGACCGCATCCCCTACATGGCTCCAGGGCTGGTGGGCGAAGAGAAGGCCGCGCGAGGCAAGACCCCGACCGATGTCTGGTGGCACACCATCGTCTCCCCAACGGGAAAAGAGAAGACAGGCTATGCGACACAGAAACCGCTGGGCATCCTCGAACGCATCGTCAAAGTGCACTCCAACCCAGGCGATACTGTGCTGGACTTCTTCGCGGGAAGCGGAACCACTGGCGAGGCAGCAGCAAAGAACGGAAGGAAATTCCTACTGGTCGATGAGAGCCCAGAGGCAGTCACGGTGATGAAGCAGCGGCTGGGAAGATATACCTCCAGCCGCGAAGGCAAGTAG
- a CDS encoding PP2C family protein-serine/threonine phosphatase, with protein MAANKLIYAMLSHRGRVRRINEDACAASPSQGAFVICDGMGGAAGGEIASHLAAETFLAHLTPETSNGAQRVQTRLNAAVQAANQAVYRQARHSPQLAGMGTTLVGLLHAPISNGPSGQGGKRSAINHTNSRASDPPTLWLAHVGDSRCYLRRRGKLYQLTSDHSLVAEQVRAGQITPEQAAGSPMRNFITRAVGSFPTVEAEIQGFNPLPGDIYLLASDGLNRELNDEAIDSILAGMPESATQTSLNAACKALVSAANAHGGNDNVTVLLVALNPE; from the coding sequence GTGGCAGCAAACAAGCTCATCTACGCAATGCTCTCTCATCGCGGCCGTGTACGACGCATCAACGAGGATGCGTGCGCGGCATCGCCTTCGCAGGGCGCGTTTGTCATCTGTGATGGAATGGGTGGCGCCGCCGGCGGCGAGATCGCCAGCCACCTTGCGGCTGAGACCTTCCTGGCCCATCTCACACCAGAGACGTCGAACGGGGCTCAGCGTGTGCAGACGCGGCTGAATGCGGCGGTGCAGGCCGCCAATCAGGCTGTCTACCGGCAGGCCCGCCACTCGCCGCAACTGGCCGGCATGGGGACGACGCTGGTTGGTCTGTTGCACGCTCCGATCTCCAATGGCCCCAGTGGCCAAGGAGGAAAGCGTTCGGCGATCAATCACACGAACTCGCGCGCAAGCGATCCTCCCACGCTATGGCTCGCGCACGTGGGGGACAGCCGGTGTTATCTCAGGCGGCGCGGCAAGCTGTATCAGCTCACCTCCGATCATTCACTGGTTGCGGAGCAGGTCCGGGCCGGGCAGATTACCCCGGAGCAGGCGGCAGGGTCGCCCATGCGCAATTTCATCACCCGGGCCGTCGGCTCCTTTCCGACCGTCGAGGCGGAGATTCAGGGCTTCAATCCGCTTCCGGGTGACATCTACCTGCTTGCGTCCGACGGCCTGAATCGCGAACTGAACGATGAGGCAATCGACTCGATTCTTGCGGGCATGCCAGAGTCGGCGACCCAGACGAGTCTGAATGCCGCGTGCAAGGCGTTGGTGAGCGCAGCCAATGCCCACGGAGGCAACGATAATGTCACCGTGCTGCTGGTCGCGCTCAACCCTGAATAG
- a CDS encoding metallophosphoesterase family protein: protein MTTRRQFLTMLGATGVAAAAPRSLFAAAAETEEPFSFLFITDAHLQPELNGVVGTDMAMKKARTFKADFAINGGDHVFDSLGVPKQRALSLFDLYEKTEQDLGLKVHHTIGNHDVLGIYASSGVPATDPLYGKKLFEERFGKLYYSFDHKGHHFVVLDSIGITPDHAYEGRVDDAQLQWLAADLAALPAGTPIIVSVHIPLVSAFASYVPEQSTSSAHHSLTVANANQVLDLFAGHNVLGVLQGHTHINELVEWKGVPYITSGAVCGNWWKGARMGTPEGFTVATVANGRLTTRYETYGFKAVAS, encoded by the coding sequence ATGACGACTCGCCGCCAGTTTCTCACAATGCTTGGGGCCACGGGTGTTGCCGCGGCTGCGCCACGTTCTCTCTTCGCTGCTGCGGCAGAGACGGAGGAGCCGTTCTCGTTCCTCTTTATCACCGATGCGCATCTGCAGCCTGAACTCAATGGCGTTGTCGGGACCGATATGGCGATGAAGAAGGCTCGCACGTTCAAGGCCGACTTCGCGATCAACGGCGGCGATCATGTCTTCGACTCGCTCGGCGTGCCCAAGCAACGGGCACTGTCGCTCTTTGATCTCTACGAAAAGACTGAGCAGGACCTTGGCCTGAAGGTCCACCACACCATCGGCAACCATGACGTCCTCGGCATCTACGCGTCGAGCGGTGTACCGGCGACCGATCCGCTGTATGGCAAGAAGCTTTTTGAGGAGCGCTTCGGCAAGCTGTACTACTCGTTCGATCACAAGGGGCACCACTTCGTCGTGCTGGACTCGATCGGCATCACGCCGGACCACGCCTATGAGGGGCGTGTCGATGACGCGCAACTCCAGTGGCTGGCGGCTGACCTTGCCGCGTTGCCGGCCGGGACGCCCATTATCGTCTCGGTGCACATTCCTCTGGTCTCGGCCTTCGCGTCCTACGTTCCGGAGCAGTCGACTTCTTCCGCGCACCACTCGCTTACGGTCGCTAATGCGAATCAGGTTCTCGATCTGTTTGCGGGGCACAATGTGCTCGGGGTACTGCAGGGGCATACCCATATCAACGAGCTGGTGGAGTGGAAGGGCGTGCCTTACATCACTAGTGGCGCGGTGTGCGGCAACTGGTGGAAGGGGGCGCGCATGGGAACACCCGAGGGCTTTACCGTTGCGACAGTCGCCAACGGCAGGCTGACAACACGGTATGAAACGTATGGCTTCAAGGCGGTTGCCAGCTAA
- a CDS encoding PEP-CTERM sorting domain-containing protein (PEP-CTERM proteins occur, often in large numbers, in the proteomes of bacteria that also encode an exosortase, a predicted intramembrane cysteine proteinase. The presence of a PEP-CTERM domain at a protein's C-terminus predicts cleavage within the sorting domain, followed by covalent anchoring to some some component of the (usually Gram-negative) cell surface. Many PEP-CTERM proteins exhibit an unusual sequence composition that includes large numbers of potential glycosylation sites. Expression of one such protein has been shown restore the ability of a bacterium to form floc, a type of biofilm.), which yields MKKSILAGSLALVFGVASACAHADTIFELTHSTCSSGCNVLPAGTVDLSQVTTNEVEVTVTLTSDYSFRQAPDSNHWALVFDLSGVSGSVTASNITSGPTSQTFALQSPGSYTDAGLGSFTYAFKCTTCAKGATGTPTQTLSFLLTGTGLTEASFVSNGSYSFGVDVVGLDQAAGSGTGNIGAPGPGTPGDPGPTPVPEPSTLLFLGTGLTTLGGLVRVRMAPARSRQ from the coding sequence ATGAAAAAGTCAATTCTTGCAGGCTCTCTGGCTTTGGTGTTCGGCGTCGCATCCGCTTGCGCTCATGCAGATACGATCTTCGAACTGACTCACAGTACATGCTCCTCTGGATGCAATGTTCTTCCGGCTGGAACGGTCGATCTTAGCCAGGTCACAACTAACGAGGTCGAGGTCACGGTGACGTTGACGAGCGACTACAGCTTCCGCCAGGCTCCGGACAGCAACCACTGGGCTCTCGTCTTCGACCTGAGCGGCGTGTCGGGTTCCGTAACCGCGTCGAACATCACCAGCGGCCCAACGTCGCAGACATTTGCCCTGCAGAGCCCTGGCTCTTACACCGATGCGGGGCTGGGCAGCTTCACGTACGCCTTCAAGTGCACGACCTGTGCCAAGGGAGCGACCGGGACGCCGACGCAGACGCTTAGCTTCCTTTTGACTGGAACTGGTCTGACCGAAGCCAGCTTTGTCTCGAACGGTTCGTACTCCTTCGGGGTTGACGTTGTCGGTCTCGATCAGGCTGCTGGATCAGGAACGGGCAACATCGGAGCGCCTGGACCGGGAACTCCGGGAGATCCGGGACCGACTCCTGTTCCTGAACCGTCGACCCTGCTGTTCCTTGGAACCGGCCTGACAACGCTTGGCGGACTCGTCCGCGTGCGGATGGCACCGGCTCGCAGCCGTCAGTAA
- a CDS encoding MBL fold metallo-hydrolase, which translates to MMRMTVLASGSKGNSTVISSSRTRVLVDAGLSCRELLKRMALSGEDPATLNAVLITHEHQDHVAGLGVLARKLGIPVYFTEPTHRAWVRMLTPRKTMSYAQWLEHVQREKAARANAATGDPLPGVCDSMSAAVESSGTAEPQLDDPDEPESSAPTKADPTFLPAVEYFHAGAQFSIGDIDITPFTIPHDATDPCGFVFSAEGSRMAIATDLGYMPPNVKAALRRIDVLLLESNHDLEMLKDGPYPWSVKQRVLSRVGHLSNLATAEFLQNDYDGTASFIVLGHLSESNNAPELARLSAEQALVNHPTLLGNRVLLAGQSAPLEPICL; encoded by the coding sequence ATGATGCGCATGACAGTGCTCGCCTCCGGCTCCAAGGGCAACAGCACCGTCATCTCTTCCTCGCGAACCCGCGTTCTTGTCGATGCCGGCCTCTCCTGCCGCGAGCTCCTCAAGCGCATGGCGCTCTCCGGAGAAGACCCCGCGACCCTCAATGCCGTCCTGATCACCCACGAGCACCAGGACCACGTCGCCGGTCTCGGCGTGCTCGCCCGCAAGCTGGGCATCCCGGTCTACTTCACCGAGCCCACGCACCGCGCGTGGGTCCGCATGCTCACCCCGCGCAAGACCATGTCCTATGCGCAGTGGCTCGAGCACGTCCAGCGCGAGAAGGCTGCCCGCGCAAACGCCGCGACAGGCGATCCCCTTCCCGGGGTCTGTGACAGCATGTCCGCGGCCGTCGAGTCCTCCGGAACTGCGGAGCCGCAACTCGATGACCCCGACGAACCTGAGAGCTCCGCGCCTACAAAGGCCGACCCCACGTTTCTTCCCGCCGTCGAGTACTTCCACGCCGGCGCGCAGTTCTCTATCGGGGACATCGACATCACCCCCTTCACCATCCCACACGACGCCACCGATCCCTGCGGCTTCGTCTTCTCTGCCGAAGGTTCACGCATGGCGATCGCGACAGACCTCGGCTACATGCCTCCGAACGTCAAGGCTGCGCTACGCCGCATCGATGTGCTTCTGCTCGAATCCAACCACGACCTCGAGATGCTCAAGGACGGCCCCTATCCGTGGTCGGTGAAGCAGCGCGTCCTCTCCCGCGTCGGCCACCTCTCGAATCTCGCCACGGCCGAATTCCTCCAGAACGACTACGACGGCACCGCCAGCTTCATCGTCCTCGGACATCTCTCGGAGTCGAACAACGCCCCGGAGCTGGCCCGCCTATCCGCTGAACAAGCTCTGGTTAACCACCCCACACTACTCGGAAATCGCGTTCTGCTGGCTGGCCAGTCCGCTCCGCTGGAGCCGATCTGTCTCTAA
- a CDS encoding MaoC family dehydratase, whose protein sequence is MSNELYFEDFYVGQKMNSLGAAKVTADEIKEFGQKYDPQPFHLDEAAGEGSFFKGLAASGWLTAAIVMRLRVQSITVAGGMIGAGVEEMRWTTPVRPGDTIRTEIEVVGVRQSNSRKDYGVVRTRTLAFNQNDEVVLRSTVNFLAPLRHPVQS, encoded by the coding sequence ATGTCGAACGAGCTTTACTTTGAAGACTTCTACGTAGGCCAGAAGATGAACTCCCTCGGCGCCGCCAAGGTCACCGCCGACGAGATCAAGGAGTTCGGCCAGAAGTACGACCCGCAACCCTTCCACCTCGACGAGGCCGCCGGCGAAGGCTCCTTCTTCAAGGGACTCGCCGCCTCCGGCTGGCTCACTGCCGCCATCGTCATGCGCCTGCGCGTGCAATCCATCACCGTCGCCGGAGGCATGATCGGCGCCGGCGTCGAGGAGATGCGCTGGACCACGCCCGTGCGCCCAGGCGACACCATCCGTACCGAGATCGAGGTCGTCGGCGTCCGCCAGTCCAACTCGCGCAAAGACTACGGCGTCGTCCGCACCCGTACGCTGGCCTTCAACCAGAACGACGAGGTTGTGCTGCGATCCACCGTCAACTTCCTCGCACCCCTGCGCCATCCCGTCCAGTCATGA
- a CDS encoding nuclear transport factor 2 family protein, which translates to MSYNLPVSANDNLASVRRYLKAISSNVPVEDLLSFFSPLVVQEEMPNRLKPHGGRGGLAEIQLAYERGRQIMASQQYDVQSSVAEGDMVAVEVVWTGRLAMAVGHLQPGAEMRAQCAFIFEFQDGKILRQRNYDCFDTF; encoded by the coding sequence GTGTCCTATAATCTCCCCGTGTCCGCGAACGACAATCTCGCGTCGGTCCGCCGATATCTCAAGGCCATCTCATCCAACGTCCCTGTCGAAGATCTCCTCAGCTTCTTTTCCCCACTCGTGGTTCAGGAGGAGATGCCCAACCGCCTCAAGCCGCATGGCGGTCGAGGCGGCCTGGCAGAGATCCAGCTGGCCTACGAGCGCGGCCGGCAGATCATGGCCTCGCAGCAATACGATGTGCAGTCGTCTGTTGCAGAAGGGGACATGGTTGCCGTCGAGGTTGTTTGGACAGGCAGGCTCGCGATGGCAGTCGGCCATCTTCAGCCGGGCGCCGAGATGCGCGCTCAATGCGCATTCATCTTTGAATTTCAGGATGGCAAGATCCTGCGCCAGCGAAACTACGACTGCTTCGACACCTTCTAG
- a CDS encoding vitamin K epoxide reductase family protein, with product MKYLIALLAVAGIVVSSMALHVHNMDPSQAPPCAVTEKFDCGAVNHSRFAVFPPRTFDEDPRAGHHLPVAALGIAGYALIALLALAGRWWLLFEAAQIGFFFAAFLSYIEAYILEKWCIYCLWSQGIITTILLLTIAALIMRWRTENRPAAVRSTHVA from the coding sequence ATGAAGTACCTGATCGCTCTGCTCGCGGTGGCCGGAATTGTCGTCTCCTCCATGGCCCTGCACGTTCACAACATGGACCCGTCTCAGGCTCCCCCATGCGCGGTGACAGAGAAGTTCGACTGCGGCGCTGTCAACCACAGCCGCTTCGCCGTCTTTCCTCCACGGACCTTCGACGAAGACCCGAGAGCCGGCCACCACCTGCCCGTCGCTGCGCTTGGGATCGCCGGCTACGCTCTCATCGCCTTGCTGGCGCTTGCCGGGCGTTGGTGGCTGCTCTTCGAGGCCGCGCAGATCGGCTTCTTCTTCGCTGCATTCCTGAGCTACATCGAGGCATACATTCTGGAGAAGTGGTGCATCTACTGTCTCTGGTCACAGGGGATCATCACGACGATTCTGCTGCTGACCATCGCAGCTCTGATCATGCGCTGGCGGACCGAGAACAGGCCCGCGGCGGTGAGGTCAACTCATGTGGCCTAA
- a CDS encoding DUF4870 domain-containing protein encodes MSDPTQNPIPPQAPPPAYIPPAPHASSGLSDNVAAALAYVTIIPAIIFLVLEPYNKIPLVRFHSFQSIAFCVASVVVQIALAIFESFLHFIPLSWMLFGALNMLVGLAIFIAWVVVILKASKGEWYKLPVIGDFAEKQARG; translated from the coding sequence ATGTCTGATCCTACGCAGAACCCGATTCCACCCCAAGCTCCACCACCTGCCTATATTCCTCCGGCTCCGCACGCTTCGTCCGGACTCTCGGACAATGTTGCCGCGGCCCTCGCCTATGTCACGATTATTCCGGCGATCATCTTCCTCGTGCTGGAGCCTTACAACAAGATTCCGCTTGTTCGGTTCCATTCCTTCCAGTCCATCGCCTTCTGCGTGGCGTCGGTTGTCGTGCAGATCGCTCTGGCGATTTTTGAGAGCTTCCTGCACTTCATCCCGCTCAGCTGGATGTTGTTCGGCGCGCTCAATATGCTCGTTGGCCTTGCGATATTCATCGCCTGGGTCGTCGTGATCCTCAAGGCCAGCAAGGGCGAGTGGTACAAGCTGCCAGTCATCGGCGACTTCGCTGAGAAACAGGCGCGCGGTTAG
- a CDS encoding alpha/beta fold hydrolase — protein MNCGLKAGSVALNGLSFNTLSTGPENGDVVLLLHGFPQFGDVWSGLMATLAANGFHSVAFDQRGYCAEARPPHVENYDVVHLTSDVLALADILGAASFHLVGHDWGGFLAWKLAAEHPDRVRSVSVLSTAHIDSFCEAIANDPDQKARSQYIDFFKMPCNVAESYFLNNDAERLRGVYQGKVPDVQVSNNVRRLSETGALTSVLNWYRALDLNARVGKVKVPTLYIWGSQDMALGRTAATRTADYVDAAYQFEVLEGCSHWLLEEAPDRISGLILNHLKTNGAPLELGE, from the coding sequence ATGAATTGCGGTCTAAAGGCAGGTAGTGTCGCACTCAATGGGCTTTCGTTTAATACGCTCTCCACAGGCCCTGAAAATGGCGATGTTGTGTTGCTTCTACACGGTTTTCCGCAGTTTGGGGACGTTTGGTCAGGCCTTATGGCGACTTTGGCAGCGAACGGTTTTCATTCTGTCGCGTTTGATCAGAGGGGTTACTGTGCTGAGGCTCGTCCGCCCCATGTAGAGAACTATGATGTGGTTCACTTGACCTCGGATGTGCTGGCACTAGCCGACATCTTAGGTGCTGCATCGTTTCATCTTGTCGGCCACGACTGGGGAGGTTTTCTGGCTTGGAAATTGGCAGCTGAACACCCCGATCGCGTTCGATCAGTTTCGGTACTATCCACTGCGCATATCGATTCATTTTGCGAAGCGATTGCAAATGACCCAGACCAGAAGGCACGGTCGCAATATATCGATTTCTTCAAAATGCCCTGTAATGTCGCCGAGTCTTACTTTCTGAATAACGACGCCGAGCGACTTCGTGGCGTCTACCAAGGTAAGGTGCCTGACGTGCAGGTCTCCAACAATGTACGCCGTCTCTCCGAAACTGGTGCGCTGACATCTGTTCTAAATTGGTATCGTGCTCTCGATCTCAATGCTCGGGTCGGCAAAGTCAAAGTTCCTACTCTCTATATCTGGGGAAGCCAAGACATGGCGCTTGGAAGAACGGCAGCGACCAGAACCGCCGATTACGTCGATGCCGCTTACCAATTCGAAGTGCTAGAGGGCTGCTCTCATTGGCTCCTGGAAGAAGCACCGGATAGAATCAGCGGGCTCATCCTGAACCATCTCAAAACCAATGGCGCGCCCCTAGAGCTAGGAGAATAA
- a CDS encoding helix-turn-helix domain-containing protein translates to MQTIPGNMESEAVEDLSIAINIGTTIRGYRLQKGMSQGDIEKRTGLLRCYLSRVENGHTVPSLETLQKIARALDLQLAEFFAEEVVAKEMSSLHLNEDEIRFLTQVQRYSANLSESDRRLLLAMVRKFAQTTLS, encoded by the coding sequence ATGCAAACAATTCCCGGCAATATGGAGAGCGAAGCAGTCGAGGACCTCTCTATCGCGATTAACATCGGTACGACGATTCGGGGTTACCGGCTGCAGAAGGGGATGTCGCAGGGCGACATCGAGAAGCGGACGGGACTGCTGCGGTGTTATCTGTCGCGCGTGGAGAATGGGCACACGGTGCCTTCGCTCGAGACGTTGCAGAAGATCGCGCGGGCGCTCGATCTGCAGTTGGCCGAGTTCTTCGCCGAAGAGGTCGTGGCGAAGGAGATGTCGTCTCTCCATCTGAACGAGGATGAGATTCGCTTCCTGACGCAGGTGCAGCGCTACTCCGCAAACTTGAGCGAGAGCGACCGCAGGTTGTTGCTGGCGATGGTCAGGAAGTTTGCTCAGACGACGCTGAGTTGA
- a CDS encoding rhomboid family intramembrane serine protease — MSVSPQPEGEIIPPDPYAGTSPNSDYAQQTQPRPRGRSTLSAPGTYLLVGINCAVFLWMVMHGVSPSDPTTDQLKHFGATNAWLVLHGQWYRLLTATFVHVGLIHIATNMWCLWNLGLLGEPLLGPLGMVAVYMLTGIAGNLLSLCYNVLTRDDISVGAGASGAVFGIAGILIVLLSNHKLPIPAFELKRLRRSVIQFALLNLVIGLGTILLPVIRIDNSAHVGGFLCGLALGVPLVPRMTSGRTRYLERQKLTFAGAAFLLALFGYWIANLR; from the coding sequence ATGTCAGTTTCCCCGCAACCTGAAGGCGAGATCATTCCGCCTGACCCCTACGCCGGCACCAGCCCTAACTCCGACTATGCCCAGCAGACACAGCCCCGCCCTCGCGGACGCAGTACGCTCTCGGCTCCAGGAACCTATCTGCTCGTCGGCATCAACTGTGCCGTCTTTCTCTGGATGGTGATGCACGGCGTCTCGCCCAGCGATCCAACGACGGATCAGCTCAAACACTTCGGCGCAACAAATGCCTGGCTCGTTCTGCACGGACAGTGGTACCGTCTGCTGACCGCCACCTTCGTCCACGTCGGACTGATTCACATCGCCACCAACATGTGGTGTCTGTGGAATCTCGGCCTTCTTGGTGAGCCTCTTCTCGGTCCCCTCGGCATGGTCGCCGTCTACATGCTCACCGGGATCGCCGGCAACTTGCTCAGTCTCTGCTACAACGTCCTCACGCGCGACGATATCTCGGTCGGCGCAGGAGCGTCAGGCGCCGTCTTCGGAATCGCTGGCATCCTCATCGTTTTGCTGTCAAACCATAAACTGCCGATCCCAGCCTTTGAGCTCAAGCGTCTACGCCGCTCCGTCATTCAGTTCGCACTGCTCAACCTTGTCATTGGCCTCGGAACGATTCTTCTTCCCGTCATCCGCATTGACAACAGCGCCCACGTCGGAGGCTTCCTTTGTGGCCTCGCCCTCGGGGTTCCTCTTGTGCCGCGCATGACAAGCGGACGCACCCGTTACCTCGAGCGCCAGAAGCTGACCTTCGCCGGCGCCGCCTTCCTTCTCGCTCTCTTCGGCTACTGGATCGCCAATCTCCGGTGA
- a CDS encoding GNAT family N-acetyltransferase, with amino-acid sequence MAEILIRAASGGDVAAVRELMRAYGEHLAADPHGAAGICLEDYAKELEGLPNPYLVLLLATVDGTPAGCVALKAIPSTAVPEARACEMKRLWVDTRFRGTGLGRRLAEEALAWARRAGFEAMYLDTVPAAMPEANRMYAAMGFERVERYNQNPVANLVFLRKSLANFK; translated from the coding sequence ATGGCGGAGATTCTCATACGGGCGGCATCCGGGGGCGACGTCGCCGCGGTTCGCGAGCTGATGCGGGCCTACGGTGAGCATTTGGCGGCAGACCCTCACGGCGCTGCGGGCATCTGCCTGGAAGACTACGCAAAGGAACTCGAAGGCCTGCCGAACCCTTATCTGGTTCTGCTTCTGGCGACGGTCGATGGGACGCCAGCCGGATGTGTTGCGTTGAAGGCGATCCCTTCCACGGCTGTTCCCGAGGCCCGCGCCTGCGAGATGAAGCGGCTGTGGGTGGATACGAGATTTCGCGGCACTGGGCTCGGTCGGCGTCTGGCGGAGGAGGCATTGGCGTGGGCGCGACGTGCAGGATTTGAGGCGATGTATCTCGATACGGTTCCGGCGGCCATGCCCGAGGCTAACCGGATGTATGCGGCCATGGGTTTTGAGCGGGTAGAACGGTACAACCAGAACCCGGTCGCGAATCTCGTCTTTCTTCGGAAGAGCCTGGCCAACTTCAAGTAA